Within the Peromyscus maniculatus bairdii isolate BWxNUB_F1_BW_parent chromosome 2, HU_Pman_BW_mat_3.1, whole genome shotgun sequence genome, the region CAGATCTGCGATGATGCATCTGTAGAATCAGCCCCAAGCAGGCAAGGTAGTGAAACCAGGCCAAAGTTCACAGGGAAAAAGAGGCCGATGGAGAACAAAGAACTAAGTTATTAAGATTGTCAACACTTGTAAGTCAAGATACATTTTGAAGTCAGAGGGTAACTGCCTATTTAAATCTAGAAGTGCTTCCTCGTTTTAAGTAAACGTTTGTTTCATAAATATTTCCTAATGATATGCAAAATTTGCCAGCTTATGAATTGTGCTTCCCCATTTTTCCTCAGTGGGACAGGTGCGGAGACACTTCTGAAAGGATTGAGGCGATGGCCGCGCAGGGAGAGCCTCCGGTCCAGTTCAAGCTTGTCCTCGTGGGTGATGGTGGTACAGGGAAGACAACGTTTGTAAAACGCCACTTGACTGGTGAATTTGAAAAGAAGTATGTGGCCACCCTTGGTGTGGAGGTACACCCCCTGATGTTCCACACCAGCAGAGGGCCCATCAAGTTCAACGTCTGGGACACCGCTGGTCAGGAGAAGTTTGGAGGCCTGCGAGACGGCTATTACATCCAAGCCCAAGGTGCCATTATAATGTTCGACGTAACATCAAGAGTAACGTACAAGAATGTGCCCAACTGGCATCGAGATCTGGTGCGGGTGTGTGAAAACATTCCCATTGTGCTGTGCGGCAACAAAGTGGATGTGAAGGACAGGAAAGTGAAGGCGAAGTCTATTGTCTTCCACCGCAAGAAGAACCTTCAGTACTATGACATTTCAGCTAAAAGCAACTACAACTTTGAGAAGCCCTTCCTCTGGCTCTCCAAAAGACTCACTGGGGACCCTAACTTGGAGTTTGTGGCCATGCCAGCCCTAGCCCCACCTGAGGTGGTCATGGACCCAGCGTTAGCCGTGCAATACGAGCGTGACTTGGAGGTGGCACAGACCACTGCCCTCCCAGATGAGGAGGACGACCTGTAAGAAAGTGAAGCTCTGAAGATATCAGAAGCCTAGATGCGCAGGCAACTGACCTGTGGTGTCAGCAGGATGGCCTGTGTGTCTCCTTGCTACTTAGTTAAGCAGACTCATGCTCCATGTCTGAGATGCTGGAGGAAAAGGTTTTTAGGGTGAATGTG harbors:
- the LOC102915845 gene encoding GTP-binding nuclear protein Ran-like, encoding MAAQGEPPVQFKLVLVGDGGTGKTTFVKRHLTGEFEKKYVATLGVEVHPLMFHTSRGPIKFNVWDTAGQEKFGGLRDGYYIQAQGAIIMFDVTSRVTYKNVPNWHRDLVRVCENIPIVLCGNKVDVKDRKVKAKSIVFHRKKNLQYYDISAKSNYNFEKPFLWLSKRLTGDPNLEFVAMPALAPPEVVMDPALAVQYERDLEVAQTTALPDEEDDL